From Triticum aestivum cultivar Chinese Spring chromosome 7B, IWGSC CS RefSeq v2.1, whole genome shotgun sequence:
gttccattcccttccttagtggaaatttaaatttaatattgccttctatCATATCAATCACGTCACCAATAGTACGcgaaaatggtctaccaagaataattggacaagacggattgcaatcaatgtcaagaacaataaaaatctatggacacataattcctatttgcaagaataagaacatcattaattcttcccataggctttttaatagtagaatccgctaagtgcaaatttaaatagcattcttcaatattggtgagaccaagcacatcacataaagattttggaattgtagaaacactagaacccaagtcacacaaagaaaagcactcataatttttaatcttgactttgatagtaggttcccactcatcatagaattttctaggaattgaaacttctaattccaacttttcttcaaaagctttcatcatggcatcaacaatatgtttagtcaAGGCTTTATTTtgctcataagcatggggtgaatttatcatggattgcaacaaagaaatacaatcaatcaaagagaaactatcataattaaagtctttgtaatccaaaatagtgggcacatcactagttaaagtcttgacctcttcaaaccaaCTTTTataaattttctcaacaagattttcaccctccgaatcatagggacgccttctaactaaagttgactcttctccagtccctttttcatcaatcttaaatttactaaacaaagaatcaatagaagaaacaccaatcattttaagatcttcatcacttttatgatagtaatcactagaaaacgctctttataaaaattctcttttagctctaagcatagcggatcttttcttaatttcatccatagaaacataaagagctttaattgattcttcaactttaggaacaaaaaatttcatcttgatagtttctacatcatgagaaattctatcaacacatttagacaaatcatcaactttattcaacttttcttctatcgaagtgttgaaagctttttgcctattgataaattctttaatattgttctcaagatcagaggtgtttctattattattataagtacgattaccataggaattaccataattattagaggaattactaagaaaaggcctaggattaaaataacatctatggcatcactattttgctcaatcaaagtagacaaaggcacatcattaaaatcaataggagcacttttattagcaaccaacttcataagagaatcaacttttcactcaaagaatttatttcttctaccgaattaacctttttattagtaggagctcttttggtatgccattgagagtaatttgccataatattgtctagcaatttNNNNNNNNNNNNNNNNNNNNNNNNNNNNNNNNNNNNNNNNNNNNNNNNNNNNNNNNNNNNNNNNNNNNNNNNNNNNNNNNNNNNNNNNNNNNNNNNNNNNNNNNNNNNNNNNNNNNNNNNNNNNNNNNNNNNNNNNNNNNNNNNNNNNNNNNNNNNNNNNNNNNNNNNNNNNNNNNNNNNNNNNNNNNNNNNNNNNNNNNNNNNNNNNNNNNNNNNNNNNNNNNNNNNNNNNNNNNNNNNNNNNNNNNNNNNNNNNNNNNNNNNNNNNNNNNNNNNNNNNNNNNNNNNNNNNNNNNNNNNNNNNNNNNNNNNNNNNNNNNNNNNNNNNNNNNNNNggaggaatctaaaagattacgagaaataaaattcaatcccgcataaaatttttgtatgatcatccaaagatttaacccatgagttggacaattacttagcatcaatttcatccattcccaagattgtgcaacatgctcatattcaagttgcttgaaattcatgatctaggttctaagggaaataatttgttttgggcggaaaatacttagtgataaaagcatctttgcacttgttccaagagtcgatactattgcaaggcaaagaagaaaaccaaatttttgcacgatctcgcaaagaaaacgaaaaaaattcaacttcacaacatcattgtccacatcttttttcttttgcatatcgcataattccatgaatgagttaagatgggatgcgacatcctcattaggagtaccggcaaattgatctttcatgacaaatTCAACACAACAGTATTAATACCAcagactctgcactagtggcgggaggagcaatcggtgtgctaataaaatcattgttgttggtatttgagaaatcacacaacttggtgttctctcgagtcatgatgactacgcaacaagattgaactcaaaaacagatctgacgaaaaAACGTcgaacgaaaaagaaggcgaataaaacaacaaatttttgtgaagtgggggagaggaaaatgagaggcaaatgggaaataatgtaaattgcaaggagataagatttgtgattaggaacctggatgatgttgaagatcctccccgacaacggcgccagaaattccttttgatgtctgctagaactacttcgatatttccccaaagaggaagggatgatgcagtatagtgatggtacgtatttccctcagtgatgagaccaaggttatcgaactactAGGAGAAcatcctcacaccacgtaaacagcacatgcacacaaataacaaatactcgcaagccaacatgttaaaggggttgtcaatccctttcgggtacgatgtctcaagataggcaaataagtgagataaaagtggtagataggataaatatatcgtggaacaaataaattacaacaaagtatttttgtatttttggtttaatagatctgaaaataaatgcaaaggaaaatagatcacaaaggcaaatatgatgaaaagagaccccggggccgtaggtttcactagtggcttctctcgagaaaaatagcaaacggtgggaaaacaattattgttgggaaattgatagaacttcaaatatcatgacgatatccagacaatgatcattatataggcatcacgtccaagattagtagaccgactcttgcctgcatctactactattactccacacatcgaccgctatccagcatgcatctagtgtattaagttcatggaaaaatagagtaatgcaataagaatgatgacatgatgtagacaagatctgtttatctattatGAAGATAtgaatcccatcttgttatccttagtagcaacgatacatacatgtcgcttccccttctgtcactaggaacaagcatcgtaagatcgaacccactacaaagcacatcttcccattgcaagataaatagatcaagttggccaaacaaaacccaaatattggagaagaaatacgaggttataagcaatcatgcatataagagatcaaagaagactcaaataactttcatggataaaaacatagatctgatcataaacgcaaagttcatcggatcccaacaaacacaccgcaaaaaggcttacatcatatgaatctccaagagaccattgtattgataatcaagagagagagagaggaagctatctagctactaactacggacccgtaggtctacaaagaactactcacgcatcatcggagagtcaccaatggaagtggtgaacccctcagtgatggtgtctagattggatctggtggttctggactctgcgacggctggaattgatttttgtcgacttcctagggtttctggaatattggggtatttatagatcaaagaggcgattcaaggggcacccgaggtgggcacaacccaccagggcgcgcatgggcctcctggtgcgccctggtgggtgctgctcccctcgagccacccccatgtgcttccttggcccactggatgtcttattgcccaaaaaaatcctccaggagtttcgctgcgtttggactctgtttgatattgattttctgccatgtaaaaaacatgcagaaaacagctaCTAGCACTagacactatgtcaatagtttaataccaaaaaatgatataaaatgactataaaatgattgtaaaacatccaagaatgataatataacagcatggaacaataaaaaattatagatacgttggagatgtatcagcgacGGAGGCAATAGGGGAGGCTGGAGTGGAGATCGGGCGTGCTCGCTCGAGCGGCGGCCATGGTTGCAAGCGGGCATAGGGAGGCAGAGAGAGGAGCAGTTGAAGAGGAAAATGAGGAGAGAAGGACTTGCATCTCAACAAACGACTTGCAGCTCCAGCGAGGCGGCGACGAAGATGCGTGAGCACCATGACGACCGGTGGTCGGGCTGCAGAAGTTGGCCCCTGCCATACTAGTGGCGCGGTGGACGAATCTCGGCAAGGGATCCATGGCGACCTGACCTTTAGCTTGCTCACCGGCAATAGCAGCGTTGGCGCGTTGGGGGTGTGCGGTGGCTGCCTGCCATCACACTTGTCCCGATCAATAGCGAAGGAAGGAGTtatgcgggagagagagagagagagggaacacGATTGTGCATCCTTTTGGGAGTGGAGACGTGCGAGGACCCACAAGGCATGTGTCGATCGTGCAAGGCGGCGGAATTTTTTTGCGTGATCCGCTGGGTGATGGCAATCATTTCCCTTTATTTTATCTTGTTTTGTAATCCAAAAAGATCATGTGCTTATTATATATAAGCCTACGAGGCTCATTTCCATCAATCTCCCTCTCTAtttcttctacatggtatcagcctatCTCCGGTTCACAATCCTAGCAGTCGTCGTCGCTTTTGCACCGTGCCGCCCTTGGGGCGGTCGTTCTCCATGATCGCCACCGGGGGAtgtgccgcccgtacctagggtttgttcgccggtcgtgttgaccgacTACCCTAAAGAGTCTTTTCCCCGATCCTTGATCCTAGTTTTTCTCTCTCACGCCGGTCATCTTGATTGATGcttctcttttttgtttttccaGTTTAAGATCGGTTTGTGTTGCCCGCAGCCGTCGTCGACCATCAAGCAACTATACTCCGGCTTTAGCGACGATTCAACGGGCCTCTTCTTTGAAATGGCGGTCTCGCGCGATACACTAAGGCTGCCATCCACACGTCCGTCCACCCGTCACTCTAGGTCGGGCGTCATCGCCATGATTGGATCGGGATCCTCCATCAAACTTCATCCCGCTCGGCTGCATCAGACCGCTGGGCCCTAGTACCGCCACGTACGTGATCCATCAGTTGGTTGCGTTTGTGCTGCGCCACTCTACACCCTGCTCGGGCATGGGTCGCGCGCACGTGCCGACTGTCACCAAGCGGTGTCCCCAACTTCGGGCGATAGGATTGATCACCTGTCCGCCCGCGATCCATCCCATCTGCCCCATACAATCGTCCTGGCTAGTTTCTTATGCACACCTCCGCGGGTCCTGTGAAGATCCTTCCCGTGTCCAGCACGCCCCTCCACTGATCGAGCAATGGGTTGTCGTTGCATCTTCCGTCGGGAGTAGCGCTGCCACCCCGCGGGTGCATGACCTGCATGCTGATGCTGCATCGTCCCTTTGAGCAGTAGTGTTGTGGACTGCGGTCCACACTGCCACCCCGAGGCCATCCCCGCGGTTGCCTAAATCTTATGGCCCTCTTACTGGGCCAGTTTTTTAACTAAACGGACCACTATTGAGTCATGCCATGTGTCGATGTTTCATAGGTGCATATCTTCCGTTGGATGAGCAACACCTGTCACGAGGTAGAGTTGTTGTGTTGCTCCATTTGCGAATGAGAATATGACACATGCAGAATCCTCATTGCTCGGTGCTGTTAACAGATATCGGATTCGAAACATGCATCTGATAGCTTAGCGGCTACCGTTACAGTGGCCGCCATGTCTCAGTTACCCTTGACAAAACAATTCCATGGCGGCATTTtccatcatggaagtggacacttttgtgatgaAAAAGTGATTATTACTATTATGGTACACATCCTCGATAGTGCATGTATggctatcttaattctgtcataaaactGTCATTGATGCATATGTGTGACACAAAacatgacctattgtgacaaacgtATCATCACGAatgtgtccttttttgtagtgttggttccCATCCCTCCCAGATTTGGAGGGCGATTCTGAAAGCCCGTGATGTGCTCTGTGAGGGTCTCATAAGGAGGATTGGGAATGGGTCTAGCACTCATATTTGAAACCAGAACTGGTTGCCAAGGGATGAGCTCGCGAGACCATCATTATCTTTAGTGCTAGATCTGCCAACCTTTGTAACCGAACTTAACAATCCTCTCACTGCAAGGTGGGACTATACGTTGGTGTAACAAGATTTCCTTGCATCAGATGTTGAGATCATATTCGACATCCCTATTGCATGTTAGTGGCGAAAAAATGGTGAAGAGAAGTTTGGCTAGAAGACCGCCTTGGATCTTCGAAATCAGCCACCGAGCAATCTAGGTGCCACAAACTATGGAAGGTTGAAGTGCCTGCAAAATTTTGGATGTTCTTATGGCGCCTTGCTCAAGTTTCTCTCCCATCTGAGGATGTCTGCCATCACAGACGGATGCGTGCGAGCAGCTTCTGTTCGTTATGTGGCGCCGTGGATTTATAGCGCAATTCCCTGAGTGCACCATGTTCCATTGCCTTTGGACACTCGTTGATGGGGATCTGCTTCATCATATTATAGCTACAACTGAGCTGAATCCGAAGACATGACTGTTTCTTACGTTTGACTCATTATCACCTAGTGGTGACATTATGGTTATATGGACAACAAGGTGAAAGCCAATTCATAATGACATTTTTCAAAGTCCTTTCCAAACTCATGAATTAGTGACCAGGTATATCAACCAGTTGGATGATTTGAGCAATCTCAAAGCTCCTAGGACAACTAGTTCTATTGCCTCGCTTGCTCTGGTTAATATATGGGATTTTCCTCCCTCTGATGTGGTAATATTAATGTGTACAGTGGTGTTTCCAGATCGGAATCTACCGGCATTGTGGCGGCCTTTTGTCATGAACTCGTGATGAGCAGGGAGCATACTTGGGTGTGTCGGCCCTAGTAATGTCGTGTGTAAAAGATCTTGCAACTTTGGAGGCTCTCGCTTGCCGGGAAGGGCTAGCGTTGGCAATGGACCTTTATCTACAGGACTTGCACATTGCATCAGGTTGTTTAACGTCGTCAACAACATTGCTACAAAGACAGGAGGGAAATATGAAGATTTCATCAAATAATTTAGCACTCATAGATCATCATTTACCTATTGTAATTTTGTTCATGAACAAAGAGGCTCAAACTATGAAGCCTACAACTGCACAACCTAGCTTGGTTTGGTTCTTCTTTAGATCGAGGGTGTCACACTTGGCTTCGGATCCCCTCGGTGATCATTAATCAATACAgtcttgctaagtctcagtcgactgagacttcgtcaAGTCCTAGTCGATGCTATATTCGTAAGATCCTACATTAAGATCcgtgcatttttttctttttctctcttgcaTGTTATGTCATTTGACTGAGACTtcgttaaatctcagtcgactgagacctagccacaatcTAATCAATAAAACCTAGTGAGCTGTGCTAAAAAAATGAGTTACCGAATATCACCCTTTTTTCCCCATTATAAAAAAGAATATCACCCTTTTGCCATTTCTTTTTTTGTACGTGGCAGTCCTATTTTCCTTCCTTTGTGCACATAACTAATTTAGTAACAATCTTTTAGTACAGTATACATGTAATCTTTGAAAACTAAAGGATTCCTGGAAAAGAATCTGAGCGCTAGCTATTCGATTGCACGAGTGCGTGTATGACAGCGCCTTTCTCCCTCGATGCTTCCGGTCTCCGAAACTTTCGCCACTCCACATCTCGATTCGTCCCTCCCGCACAATTCCCTCCAAGCCATGCAAACATCTCCCGCTCCGTGTGGGACTCAGTTTGCAACAATGGCGGGGAGCAATGCACCAAACCGGCCGTAGCAACCTAGGAGGAACGCACCCGCGCGTCGTCGTCCGTGCCGAAGCTACCAGCAGCAGGCTATAGCGTCCATCGGACGTCGAACGAGCGCCTCGCCGGCCTCTCCAACGACAACGCCGACGACATCGACATCACGCCCGAGCGCTCCACCATGGCAAGCGACCATACCAACTACACGGTCTTCATGCCGCCCACCCCGGACAACCAGCCAGGCgccgcgcccgctcccgcgtccggGGGCTCCACCAAGCCCGACAACCTTCCCTTGCCACGCTACACCTCGGGCTCCAAGCTCGTGAACCGCCGGAGTGGCGACGATGGCGCGGCCGGCGGCGCCAAGATGGACCGTGGGCTCTCCACGGAGCACGTAGCGTCGCCGTCCAAGTCGTTGCTGGTGCGGAGCCAAACCGGGGAATTCGACCACAACCGATGGCTGTTCGAGACCCAGGGCACGTACGGCATAGGGAACGCGTACTGGCCGCAGGACGAGAACGACGACGGCGCCGGCATGGGCGGCGGCAGCGTCAAGATGGAGGACCTCGTCGACAAGCCCTGGAAGCCGCTGAGCCGGAAGGTGGCCATTCCTCCGGGCATTCTAAGCCCCTACAGGTTTGCAAAATTCTAGAAATTTCAATCAAAATGTTACGACACGACACAATACACATGATCTTCTAAATTTTAAAGTGACGCGGGGATTTGCATGCGCAGGTTGCTGGTGCTGGTGCGGTTCGTGGCGCTGTTTCTCTTCTTGATATGGCGCGCGACGAACCCCAACCCGGACGCCATGTGGCTGTGGGGGATCTCCATCGTGTGCGAGTACTGGTTCGCCTTATCCTGGCTCCTGGACCAGATGCCCAAGCTGAACCCCATCAACCGCGCCGCCGACCTGGCCGCGCTCCGGGAGAAGTTCGAGTCCAAGACGCCGTCCAACCCGACAGGCCGCTCCGACCTGCCGGGGCTCGAtgtgttcatctccaccgccgatcCCTACAAGGAACCGCCGCTGGTGACGGCCAACACTCTCCTCTCCATCCTCGCCACAGACTACCCGGTCGAGAAGCTATTCGTCTACATCTCTGACGACGGCGGCGCGCTGCTCACCTTCGAGGCCATGGCGGAGGCCTGCGCCTACGCCAAGGTGTGGGTGCCCTTCTGCCGCAAGCACTCCATCGAGCCACGCAACCCGGAGGCGTACTTCACCCAGAAGGGCGACCCCACGAAAGGCAAGAAGCGGCCGGACTTCGTCAAGGACCGGCGCTGGATCAAGCGCGAGTACGACGAGTACAAGGTGCGTATCAATGACCTCCCCGAGGCCATCAAACGGCGCGCGAAGGCCATGAACGCCCACGAGCGCAAAATCGCCCGTGAGACGGCCGCCGCCTCGTCCGATGCCGCCCCGCCCCCCGTCAAGGCCACCTGGATGGCAGACGGCACCCACTGGCCCGGCACCTGGCTCGACTCCGCCCCCGACCACGGCAAGGGCGACCACGCCAGCATCGTCCAGGTCTCCATCAACACTGAccattttgtttttgaattttggCGCGCAGACATGTGTGTTCATGTTACGATGTTTGTCAACCAATTAGGTGATGATCAAGAACCCTCACCACGACGTGGTGTACGGGGAGGCGGACGATCACGCGTACCTGGACTTCACGAACGTGGACGTGCGCATCCCTATGTTCGTGTACCTGTCGCGGGAGAAGCGGCCGGGGTACGACCACAACAAGAAGGCGGGCGCCATGAACGCCATGGTGCGCGCGTCCGCAGTCCTGTCCAACGGGCCCTTCATGCTCAACTTCGACTGCGACCACTACGTGTACAACTGCCAGGCCATCCGGGAGGCCATGTGCTACATGCTCGACCGCGGCGGCGACCGCATCTGCTACATCCAGTTCCCGCAGCGCTTCGAGGGCATCGACCCCTCCGACCGCTACGCCAACCACAACACCGTCTTCTTCGACGGCAACATGCGCGCGCTCGACGGCCTCCAGGGACCCATGTACGTCGGCACCGGCTGCCTCTTCCGCCGCTACGccatctacggcttcaacccgccACGCGCGGTCGAGTACCACGGCTTGGTCGGCCAGACCAGGGTGCCCATCGACCCGCACGCACGCTCTGGGGACGGCGTCGCCGACGAGCTCCGCCCGCTGTCCGACCACCCGGACCACGAGGCGCCACAGCGGTTCGGCAAGTCCAAGATGTTCATCGAGTCCATCGCCGTGGCCGAGTACCAGGGCAGGCCGCTGGCGGACCACCCCTCGGTCCGAAACGGCCGCCCGGCCGGCGCGCTGCTCATGCCGCGGCCGCCGCTCGACGCCGCCACCGTGGCGGAGGCCGTCTCGGTGATCTCCTGCTGGTACGAGGACAACACGGAGTGGGGGCTGCGCGTCGGCTGGATCTACGGCTCCGTGACGGAGGACGTGGTGACTGGGTACCGGATGCACAACCGCGGGTGGCGCTCCGTGTACTGCATCACGAAGCGCGACGCCTTCCGGGGCACGGCGCCCATCAACCTCACCGACCGGCTCCACCAGGTGCTCCGGTGGGCGACGGGGTCGGTGGAGatcttcttctccaagaacaaCGCAATGCTCGCGTCCCGCCGGCTCATGTTCCTGCAGCGCATGTCGTACATCAACGTCGGCATCTACCCGTTCACGTCCCTCTTCCTCATCATGTACTGCCTCCTGCCGGCGCTCTCCCTCTTCTCCGGGCAGTTCATCGTGGCCACGCTGGACCCGACCTTCCTCTGCTACCTCCTGCTGATCACCGTCACGCTCGTGCTGCTGTGCCTGCTGGAGGTGAAGTGGTCCGGGATCGGGCTGGAGGAGTGGTGGCGCAACGAGCAGTTCTGGGTGATCGGGGGCACGTCGGCGCATCTGGCGGCCGTGCTGCAGGGCCTGCTCAAGGTGGCCGCCGGCATCGAGATATCGTTCACGCTGACGGCGAAGGCGgctgcggaggacgacgacgacccGTTCGCGGAGCTGTACCTCATCAAGTGGACGTCGCTCTTCATCCCGCCGCTGGCCATCATCGGGATCAACATCATAGCCATGGTGGTGGGCGTGTCGCGCTGCGTGTACGCGGAGATCCCGCAGTACAGCAAGCTGCTGGGCGGCGGGTTCTTCAGCTTCTGGGTGCTGGCGCACTACTACCCGTTCGCTAAGGGCCTCATGGGGCGGCGGGGCCGCACGCCGACCATCGTCTAC
This genomic window contains:
- the LOC123159552 gene encoding putative cellulose synthase-like protein D5; this encodes MASDHTNYTVFMPPTPDNQPGAAPAPASGGSTKPDNLPLPRYTSGSKLVNRRSGDDGAAGGAKMDRGLSTEHVASPSKSLLVRSQTGEFDHNRWLFETQGTYGIGNAYWPQDENDDGAGMGGGSVKMEDLVDKPWKPLSRKVAIPPGILSPYRLLVLVRFVALFLFLIWRATNPNPDAMWLWGISIVCEYWFALSWLLDQMPKLNPINRAADLAALREKFESKTPSNPTGRSDLPGLDVFISTADPYKEPPLVTANTLLSILATDYPVEKLFVYISDDGGALLTFEAMAEACAYAKVWVPFCRKHSIEPRNPEAYFTQKGDPTKGKKRPDFVKDRRWIKREYDEYKVRINDLPEAIKRRAKAMNAHERKIARETAAASSDAAPPPVKATWMADGTHWPGTWLDSAPDHGKGDHASIVQVMIKNPHHDVVYGEADDHAYLDFTNVDVRIPMFVYLSREKRPGYDHNKKAGAMNAMVRASAVLSNGPFMLNFDCDHYVYNCQAIREAMCYMLDRGGDRICYIQFPQRFEGIDPSDRYANHNTVFFDGNMRALDGLQGPMYVGTGCLFRRYAIYGFNPPRAVEYHGLVGQTRVPIDPHARSGDGVADELRPLSDHPDHEAPQRFGKSKMFIESIAVAEYQGRPLADHPSVRNGRPAGALLMPRPPLDAATVAEAVSVISCWYEDNTEWGLRVGWIYGSVTEDVVTGYRMHNRGWRSVYCITKRDAFRGTAPINLTDRLHQVLRWATGSVEIFFSKNNAMLASRRLMFLQRMSYINVGIYPFTSLFLIMYCLLPALSLFSGQFIVATLDPTFLCYLLLITVTLVLLCLLEVKWSGIGLEEWWRNEQFWVIGGTSAHLAAVLQGLLKVAAGIEISFTLTAKAAAEDDDDPFAELYLIKWTSLFIPPLAIIGINIIAMVVGVSRCVYAEIPQYSKLLGGGFFSFWVLAHYYPFAKGLMGRRGRTPTIVYVWAGLISITVSLLWITISPPDDRVSQSGIEV